TTCGTGAATGAAAAGGGAATCTGGGAATGTCCGGGCGGCAGGGCAAACCATGCGTGGGACTGCTCTGCTCTCTGCCTTGTGGCCGCAGATATTCTGGGAATCCAGTACTGGGAAAAGCCGGACGAAGACGAATTGATCGAAAAGCCTGAAAAAAAGAAGCCAGCACAGTCTGAAAGGAGGCAAAGGTGGTAGAAAAAGCGAAAAAGAAGTTTGCCGTGAGCGAAACCGCTCTTTCCGGAATGAAGGAAATAACAGCCTTTGTTGGCAGAAGCGAGGCAACCGTGCTGGATTGGGTGCGTAAATACGGTTTTCCCGCAAAGAAAATCAGCGGACAATGGGAATCTGACCGCAGTTTGATTGAAGAATGGCGAGTAAATCAGATCAAAAATCATCCCAAAGAAGACAAAAAAAGCGTCATGAATGGCCTATGATGATGATCCATTGTGGGCAGAATAGACTTAAAAATACCAGAAAATAACGAAAAATAAGCGGCCCTTATTGCGGAAAGATAATTCATGCCTATTAATTATTCATATCATACAATATTTTTTTTGCTTGACCATTTAGAAATAGCTCTTATGATGTATTTAATCATTGTAAATTTATCAAATGATATGATAATAACTCGGTATGAGGTCTTAGGTGAATGGATCAAAAGCATAAAGCAGCTTCTGAATTCCTGAAGGAATTTAAAAAAATTGCATCATCAAGGGGGATTGATGTCGTCCCAAGAAGAGAAAACAATTCAGCCTTGATTGAATTTGGGCTTACAGAAAAAAATAGAAAAGAAGAAATCCTGAAGCTGACCTCAGCAAATTACTACCGAGGGCCTGAAGCAGACAGGGACAGGCCAGGAGAAATCTGGGAATTCAGGATGGATATTGATGATATTGAAGTTTATATAAAACTCAAAATTGCTGACGTTGAAGGGACCGATGGCACAAAAATAGCCAAGTGTCTGTCCTTTCATAAAGCCAAATTTCCTATGTCTTAAGTTAATTAGTTATAAGTATATATTATTATTAGAAAGGTTCTATTTA
This portion of the Desulforegula conservatrix Mb1Pa genome encodes:
- a CDS encoding terminase gpA endonuclease subunit — encoded protein: MRGHETRQMTAEFVNEKGIWECPGGRANHAWDCSALCLVAADILGIQYWEKPDEDELIEKPEKKKPAQSERRQRW
- a CDS encoding MerR family transcriptional regulator, yielding MVEKAKKKFAVSETALSGMKEITAFVGRSEATVLDWVRKYGFPAKKISGQWESDRSLIEEWRVNQIKNHPKEDKKSVMNGL
- a CDS encoding type II toxin-antitoxin system MqsR family toxin; the encoded protein is MDQKHKAASEFLKEFKKIASSRGIDVVPRRENNSALIEFGLTEKNRKEEILKLTSANYYRGPEADRDRPGEIWEFRMDIDDIEVYIKLKIADVEGTDGTKIAKCLSFHKAKFPMS